Proteins encoded in a region of the Mycolicibacterium chitae genome:
- a CDS encoding DUF1697 domain-containing protein, protein MTRYVAFLRGVNVGGVNLKMAEVARVFEDAGFTNVVTVLASGNVLLDAGTSAATVRNQAEAALRDAFGYEAWVLVYALDTVRAIDAAYPFEREVDGHHSYVTFVTDAAVLDELAALPPTAEERIARGDGVLYWQVPRAATLASTLGRTMGKKRYKSSSTTRNLRTLGKVLSR, encoded by the coding sequence ATGACGCGGTACGTGGCGTTCCTGCGCGGGGTCAACGTCGGCGGAGTGAACCTGAAGATGGCCGAGGTGGCCCGGGTCTTCGAGGACGCCGGCTTCACCAACGTGGTGACGGTGCTGGCCAGCGGCAACGTCCTGCTCGACGCGGGAACCTCGGCCGCCACCGTGCGCAACCAGGCCGAGGCGGCACTGCGCGACGCGTTCGGCTACGAGGCGTGGGTGCTGGTCTACGCACTCGACACCGTGCGCGCCATCGACGCGGCCTACCCCTTCGAGCGCGAGGTCGACGGGCACCACTCCTACGTCACCTTCGTGACCGACGCCGCGGTGCTCGACGAACTCGCCGCGCTCCCCCCGACCGCCGAGGAACGCATCGCGCGCGGCGACGGCGTCCTCTACTGGCAGGTCCCTCGCGCCGCGACCCTGGCCTCGACCCTCGGGCGGACCATGGGCAAGAAGCGCTACAAGTCGTCGTCCACCACACGCAACCTACGCACGCTGGGCAAAGTCCTCAGCCGGTAG
- a CDS encoding (deoxy)nucleoside triphosphate pyrophosphohydrolase, which translates to MAVQIVVAGALIIDGSLLVAQRDRPPALAGLWELPGGKVSPGESDAEALARELREELGVQVAVGARLGAEVPLGETMALRAYRVTLTAGSAQPHDHRALRWVGSAELHTLPWVPADTAWLPDLTAALGQCS; encoded by the coding sequence ATGGCGGTTCAGATCGTGGTGGCGGGGGCGCTGATCATCGACGGGTCCCTGCTGGTGGCGCAACGTGATCGCCCGCCGGCGCTGGCCGGTCTCTGGGAACTGCCCGGCGGGAAGGTGTCGCCGGGGGAGAGCGACGCCGAGGCCCTGGCCCGCGAACTGCGCGAGGAACTCGGCGTGCAGGTCGCGGTCGGTGCGCGGTTGGGCGCCGAGGTGCCGCTGGGCGAGACGATGGCGCTGCGGGCCTACCGCGTGACGCTGACCGCGGGCAGCGCCCAACCCCACGACCACCGTGCGCTGCGCTGGGTGGGCTCGGCCGAATTGCACACGTTGCCGTGGGTTCCGGCCGACACCGCGTGGTTGCCGGACCTGACCGCGGCGCTCGGGCAGTGCAGCTGA
- a CDS encoding PPOX class F420-dependent oxidoreductase: MTRQVFDDKLLAVIRGNSLGVLATIKRDGRPQLSNVSYYFDPRAVAVQVSITEPRAKTRNLRRDPRASILVGSDDGWAYAVAEGDAVLTPPAAEPNDPTVEGLVALYRNIAGEHPDWDDYRRAMVTDRRVLLTLAISHLYGMPPGMR; the protein is encoded by the coding sequence ATGACCCGCCAGGTTTTCGACGACAAGCTCTTGGCTGTCATCCGGGGCAACTCGCTGGGTGTGTTGGCCACGATCAAACGCGACGGTCGGCCCCAGCTGTCGAACGTCTCCTACTACTTCGATCCGCGCGCGGTCGCCGTCCAGGTGTCCATCACCGAACCGCGCGCCAAGACCCGCAACCTGCGTCGCGATCCGCGTGCCTCGATCCTGGTCGGTTCCGACGACGGCTGGGCCTACGCGGTGGCCGAGGGCGACGCCGTGCTGACCCCGCCCGCCGCCGAGCCCAACGACCCCACCGTCGAGGGACTCGTCGCGCTGTACCGCAACATCGCCGGGGAACACCCCGACTGGGACGACTACCGCCGCGCCATGGTCACCGACCGGCGGGTGCTGCTGACCCTGGCGATCTCGCACCTCTACGGCATGCCCCCCGGCATGCGCTGA
- a CDS encoding DUF732 domain-containing protein, translated as MGRVVALLIGVAAAALAFAGPAFAVPDQGTPEFDSYLQGLERNGYHLNPETAWRLAHQACVGGIPGYIGIELAAQGVIGPGAQQRVMDVARKYACPVQ; from the coding sequence ATGGGGCGTGTGGTTGCACTTCTGATCGGGGTGGCGGCTGCCGCCCTTGCCTTTGCCGGACCGGCCTTCGCGGTGCCGGACCAGGGCACCCCGGAGTTCGACAGCTATCTGCAGGGTCTGGAACGCAACGGCTATCACCTGAATCCGGAGACCGCGTGGCGCCTCGCCCACCAGGCCTGTGTGGGTGGCATCCCGGGTTACATCGGGATCGAACTCGCCGCGCAAGGGGTCATCGGGCCCGGCGCGCAGCAGCGGGTGATGGATGTGGCCCGAAAGTACGCCTGCCCCGTCCAGTAG
- a CDS encoding class I SAM-dependent methyltransferase — protein MTVVDGNTLDGVSATTLWTLHNRASEAKRPDGVLDDPHAVPLYDTIAYDYLKFGKPNQSHPLRAKAFDAAATAYLRQHPRAAVVALAEGLQTSFWRLAAAGVAADLRWYSVDLPAVIALREQLLPHDERVVNLAQSALDRSWMDRLDPTDGVFITAEGLFMYLEPDDVLALIGDCAARFPGGRLMFDSIPPWFSRRTLAGHKLSDRYTAPRMPFGVTPDDAVALVSKIPGVRAGRDMPLPPGRGIYKLIASPTLNNIGPLRRRRPSMTQVDFG, from the coding sequence ATGACGGTGGTCGACGGCAACACTCTCGACGGGGTCTCGGCGACCACGCTGTGGACGCTGCACAACCGCGCCAGCGAAGCCAAGCGTCCCGACGGCGTCCTCGACGACCCGCACGCCGTCCCGCTCTACGACACCATCGCCTACGACTACCTCAAGTTCGGCAAACCCAATCAGTCGCATCCCCTGCGCGCCAAAGCCTTCGACGCCGCGGCCACCGCCTACCTGCGGCAGCATCCGCGTGCCGCCGTGGTGGCCCTCGCCGAGGGGCTGCAGACCAGCTTCTGGCGCCTGGCCGCCGCCGGGGTCGCGGCGGACCTGCGTTGGTACTCGGTGGACCTGCCCGCCGTCATCGCGCTGCGCGAACAGTTGCTGCCGCACGACGAGCGGGTGGTCAACCTCGCCCAGTCGGCCCTGGACCGCAGCTGGATGGATCGCCTGGACCCGACCGACGGGGTGTTCATCACCGCCGAAGGGCTGTTCATGTACCTCGAACCCGACGACGTGCTCGCGCTGATCGGTGACTGCGCGGCCCGGTTCCCGGGTGGCCGGCTGATGTTCGACTCGATCCCGCCGTGGTTCAGCCGACGCACCCTCGCGGGCCACAAGCTGTCGGACCGCTACACCGCCCCGCGGATGCCGTTCGGCGTCACGCCGGACGACGCCGTCGCGCTGGTCAGCAAGATCCCCGGCGTGCGGGCCGGGCGCGACATGCCGTTGCCGCCGGGCCGCGGGATCTACAAGCTGATCGCGTCGCCGACGCTGAACAACATCGGCCCGCTGCGGCGCCGCCGGCCCAGCATGACGCAGGTCGACTTCGGATGA
- a CDS encoding 4a-hydroxytetrahydrobiopterin dehydratase, protein MAVLTDEQVDAAAKDLDGWQRADGALRRSIKFGSFLAGIDAVRRVAEHAEAKDHHPDIDIRWRTVTFALVTHSEGGITDKDVAMARDIDTIVGRPET, encoded by the coding sequence ATGGCTGTGTTAACCGATGAACAAGTGGACGCCGCCGCCAAGGATCTCGACGGCTGGCAGCGCGCCGACGGCGCGCTGCGACGATCGATCAAGTTCGGGTCGTTCCTCGCCGGGATCGACGCGGTGCGCCGGGTGGCCGAGCACGCGGAGGCGAAGGACCATCATCCCGATATCGATATTCGCTGGCGGACCGTGACTTTCGCGCTGGTGACGCATTCCGAGGGCGGTATCACCGACAAGGACGTCGCTATGGCGCGCGATATCGACACGATCGTCGGCCGCCCGGAAACCTGA
- a CDS encoding flavin-containing monooxygenase, which translates to MTATPRSDVDVLIVGAGISGLGAAYYLQTQRPGTSFAILEARAATGGTWDLFRYPGIRSDSDLHTFGYEFKPWRDEDAIASADKILAYLREMVAENGIERHIRFHHKVLGAAWCSADARWTVDIELVDTGERSQITANWIFCAGGYYRYDQGYTPHFEGRDRFAGTIVHPQHWPEDLDYAGKKVVVIGSGATAVTLVPAMASSAARVTMLQRSPTYVMPVPGKDRFAIAAQKLLGADRGYALARRKNMLKQQLVYQFCQRHPELARRLIRRANAKVLPAGYPVDEHFKPGYNPWDQRLCAVPDADLFAAISDGSAEVVTDRIVTFTETGILLESGRELDADIIVTATGLNIQLLGGMTLTVDGEAVDPAERIVYKGMMLSGVPNFAYAFGYTNSSWTLKVGLLCEHFCRLLDHMDEHGYDVACAQVDRAGMATRPFLDFGAGYVQRAVDQLPKQGDSAPWQTSTGYHDDVKLLRHDSVIDPHLSFRRASRQPVGIG; encoded by the coding sequence GACTGGGGGCCGCCTACTACCTGCAGACGCAGCGCCCCGGCACCTCGTTCGCCATCCTGGAGGCGCGGGCCGCCACCGGTGGCACGTGGGACCTGTTCCGCTACCCCGGCATTCGGTCCGACTCGGACCTGCACACCTTCGGCTACGAGTTCAAGCCGTGGCGCGACGAGGACGCCATCGCCTCCGCCGACAAGATCCTGGCCTATCTGCGGGAGATGGTGGCCGAGAACGGGATCGAGCGCCACATCCGCTTCCACCACAAGGTGCTCGGCGCGGCGTGGTGCAGCGCGGACGCGCGGTGGACGGTGGACATCGAACTCGTCGACACCGGCGAACGCTCGCAGATCACCGCCAACTGGATCTTCTGCGCCGGCGGTTACTACCGCTACGACCAGGGCTACACCCCGCACTTCGAGGGCCGGGATCGGTTCGCCGGGACCATCGTGCACCCGCAACACTGGCCCGAGGACCTCGACTACGCGGGCAAGAAGGTGGTGGTCATCGGCAGCGGTGCCACCGCGGTGACGCTGGTGCCGGCCATGGCGTCGTCCGCCGCGCGGGTGACCATGCTGCAGCGCTCGCCCACCTATGTGATGCCGGTGCCGGGTAAGGACCGCTTCGCGATCGCGGCGCAGAAACTGCTGGGCGCGGACCGGGGCTATGCGTTGGCGCGCCGCAAGAACATGCTCAAACAGCAACTGGTGTACCAGTTCTGCCAGCGCCACCCCGAGTTGGCGCGACGGCTGATCCGGCGGGCCAATGCCAAGGTCCTGCCCGCGGGCTATCCGGTCGACGAGCATTTCAAGCCCGGCTACAACCCCTGGGACCAGCGGCTGTGCGCCGTGCCCGACGCCGACCTGTTCGCCGCGATCAGCGACGGCAGCGCCGAGGTGGTCACCGACCGCATCGTCACCTTCACCGAAACCGGCATCCTACTGGAGTCCGGTCGCGAACTCGACGCCGACATCATCGTCACCGCAACGGGTTTGAACATTCAGCTGCTCGGCGGGATGACGCTGACCGTCGACGGCGAGGCGGTGGACCCGGCCGAGCGCATCGTCTACAAGGGCATGATGCTGTCGGGGGTGCCCAACTTCGCCTACGCGTTCGGCTACACCAACTCGTCGTGGACGCTGAAGGTCGGGTTGCTGTGCGAGCATTTCTGCCGCCTGCTGGATCACATGGACGAGCACGGTTACGACGTTGCCTGCGCGCAGGTGGACCGCGCGGGCATGGCGACGCGGCCGTTCCTGGACTTCGGTGCGGGGTACGTGCAGCGCGCGGTGGATCAGCTGCCGAAGCAGGGCGACAGCGCGCCGTGGCAGACCTCGACGGGCTACCACGACGACGTCAAGCTGCTGCGGCATGATTCGGTGATCGATCCGCACCTGAGCTTCCGCAGGGCCAGCCGGCAGCCGGTCGGAATCGGTTGA
- a CDS encoding acyltransferase family protein, protein MSFPTPAEVAAQTPADRDRAIDVIRICALIGVVVGHTVMATSMIRDEVFLWGNLLTTSVVFQALTWVLQIMPLFFFAGAAASVTSWRPGGSWGGWLMRRCTRLFRPVFYYLAFWAVTLAALHPLLPIHVYEPIAGISVQLLWFLGAYVLMLAAIPLLYRIDSAGRLATGVIAVYLFVLAIDVVRLHVPGTALLGYLNMTVWLIPGLFGVAYRRSLLDARRALRVGIAMFGINLALLAFGPYELSLVGIEGQRLANMTPPSLLLAGHAIMMCAFAIAAAPAINRWAQRPRVWWLTAIGNSGAMTLYLWHMPALLLTHLAFCYLGLYRYPGEPNFLWLSVIQLAVVVAVLAVLFVALRPLENNPLPGWDGAAALVPGARSAAVGILLCLAGAATLAAVKWGLKDDGIACVAVLLAGLIGARLLSYPAAAADAAEPVHASTARR, encoded by the coding sequence ATGAGCTTTCCGACACCCGCGGAGGTCGCCGCCCAGACGCCGGCCGATCGCGACCGCGCCATCGACGTCATCCGCATCTGCGCCCTGATCGGCGTGGTCGTCGGGCACACCGTCATGGCCACCAGCATGATCCGCGACGAGGTCTTCCTCTGGGGCAATCTCCTGACCACCTCGGTGGTGTTCCAGGCGCTGACCTGGGTCTTGCAGATCATGCCGCTGTTCTTCTTCGCCGGCGCCGCGGCAAGTGTCACCTCGTGGCGGCCCGGCGGATCCTGGGGTGGCTGGCTGATGCGCCGCTGCACCCGGTTGTTCCGACCGGTGTTCTACTACCTGGCGTTCTGGGCGGTCACGCTGGCGGCGCTGCACCCGCTGCTGCCGATCCATGTCTACGAGCCCATCGCCGGGATCAGCGTGCAGTTGCTGTGGTTCCTCGGCGCCTACGTGTTGATGCTGGCGGCGATCCCGCTGCTCTACCGGATCGACTCCGCGGGCCGACTGGCCACCGGCGTGATCGCGGTGTACCTGTTCGTCCTCGCGATCGACGTCGTGCGCCTGCACGTGCCCGGGACGGCGCTGCTCGGCTACCTGAACATGACGGTGTGGCTGATCCCCGGACTGTTCGGCGTGGCCTACCGGCGCAGCCTGCTCGACGCGCGTCGGGCGCTGCGGGTCGGGATCGCGATGTTCGGCATCAACCTGGCCCTGCTTGCCTTCGGACCGTACGAACTGAGCCTGGTCGGCATCGAAGGCCAACGCCTGGCGAACATGACACCACCGTCGCTGCTGTTGGCCGGCCACGCAATCATGATGTGCGCCTTCGCGATTGCCGCCGCCCCGGCGATCAATCGGTGGGCGCAACGGCCGCGGGTGTGGTGGCTGACCGCCATCGGGAACTCCGGGGCCATGACGCTGTACCTGTGGCACATGCCGGCCCTGCTTCTGACCCACCTCGCGTTCTGCTACCTCGGCCTGTACCGCTACCCGGGTGAGCCGAATTTCCTGTGGCTCAGCGTGATCCAGCTGGCCGTGGTGGTCGCCGTGTTGGCGGTGCTGTTCGTCGCGCTGCGACCGCTGGAGAACAACCCGCTGCCCGGTTGGGACGGCGCGGCCGCGCTGGTGCCGGGTGCGCGCAGCGCTGCGGTCGGGATCCTGCTGTGCCTGGCCGGTGCCGCCACCCTGGCCGCCGTCAAGTGGGGCCTCAAGGACGACGGGATCGCGTGCGTGGCGGTGCTGCTCGCGGGCCTGATCGGCGCGCGACTGCTGAGCTACCCGGCCGCGGCAGCAGACGCCGCCGAACCCGTGCACGCCAGCACAGCGCGGCGCTGA
- a CDS encoding DUF5302 domain-containing protein: MPEDETKKQFREALERKNAKSAAGASHADGGSKQPRAHGPVEGRREFRRKSG, from the coding sequence ATGCCAGAGGACGAAACCAAGAAGCAGTTCCGGGAGGCTCTCGAGCGCAAGAATGCCAAGTCGGCCGCGGGTGCGTCCCACGCCGACGGTGGTAGCAAGCAGCCCCGGGCCCACGGCCCGGTCGAGGGCCGACGGGAGTTCCGCCGCAAGAGCGGCTAG
- a CDS encoding mannosyltransferase: MKSPLAPVLRLAPALLVVSIAARLAWTYLVPTGANFVDLHVYIGGAQALDVPGTLYSYVYADQTPDFPLPFTYPPFAAVVFYPLTLLPFEVVAFGWTVGIMAALYGVVRVSQRLLGLTGGHRSAMLWTAVGIWTEPLRSTFDYGQVNVLLVLGVLCAVYSSRWWLSGLLLGLAAGVKLTPAIGGLYFVGVRRWGVAVFSAVVFFATVGVSLLVIGDQARYYFTDLLGDADRVGPVGTSFNQSWRGGISRILGTDADYGPLVLTAIAVTAVLAWLAWRAIAAAPGEPDRLGLIIVVQLFGLLLSPISWTHHWVWLLPLMIWLLQGPYRYLREARLLGWGWLLLTLIGVPWVLSFAQPSIWEIGRPWYLAWAGLVYIVAAVATLGWIAVLRLRFPGGRRSCRYRAP, translated from the coding sequence GTGAAGAGTCCGCTGGCACCTGTGCTGCGACTGGCCCCGGCGCTGCTGGTGGTCAGCATCGCCGCGCGGTTGGCCTGGACCTATCTGGTCCCCACCGGCGCCAATTTCGTTGATCTGCATGTCTATATCGGCGGCGCGCAGGCGCTCGACGTGCCCGGCACGCTCTACAGCTACGTCTACGCCGACCAGACGCCGGACTTCCCGCTGCCGTTCACCTATCCGCCGTTCGCGGCCGTCGTCTTCTACCCGCTGACGCTGCTGCCCTTCGAGGTGGTGGCCTTCGGCTGGACCGTGGGGATCATGGCCGCGCTCTACGGCGTGGTGCGCGTCAGCCAGCGCCTCCTGGGCCTGACCGGCGGACACCGCAGCGCCATGCTGTGGACCGCGGTGGGAATCTGGACCGAACCGCTGCGCAGCACCTTCGACTACGGCCAGGTCAACGTGTTGCTGGTGCTGGGCGTGTTGTGCGCGGTCTACAGCAGCCGCTGGTGGCTGTCCGGACTGCTGCTGGGACTGGCCGCCGGCGTCAAGCTGACCCCCGCGATCGGCGGGCTGTACTTCGTCGGTGTGCGGCGCTGGGGTGTGGCGGTGTTCTCCGCCGTCGTCTTCTTCGCCACCGTCGGGGTGTCGCTACTGGTGATCGGCGATCAGGCCCGCTACTACTTCACCGACCTGCTCGGCGACGCCGACCGGGTGGGCCCGGTGGGCACGTCGTTCAATCAGTCGTGGCGCGGCGGTATTTCACGGATCCTGGGCACCGACGCCGACTACGGGCCCCTGGTCCTGACGGCCATCGCGGTGACGGCGGTGCTGGCGTGGTTGGCGTGGCGCGCCATTGCCGCGGCGCCCGGCGAACCGGATCGGCTGGGGCTGATCATCGTGGTGCAACTGTTCGGCCTGCTGCTGTCCCCGATCTCCTGGACCCACCACTGGGTGTGGCTGCTGCCGCTGATGATCTGGCTGCTCCAGGGGCCCTACCGGTATCTGCGCGAGGCCCGGCTGCTGGGCTGGGGCTGGCTGCTCCTCACGCTGATCGGCGTGCCCTGGGTGCTCAGCTTCGCCCAGCCGAGCATCTGGGAGATCGGCCGACCCTGGTACTTGGCCTGGGCCGGCCTGGTCTACATCGTCGCGGCGGTCGCGACGCTAGGGTGGATCGCGGTGTTGCGGCTCAGGTTTCCGGGCGGCCGACGATCGTGTCGATATCGCGCGCCATAG
- a CDS encoding class I SAM-dependent methyltransferase encodes MSSAADDVSKNDPTKHKAELTGVSETALLTLYGRAREASRPDGVIDDPMAVRLIDSIDYDFSHFGSARQDMSIRAKTFDRETLEYLRAHPDATVVALAEGLQTSFWRVDAALPEARFRWLTVDLPPIVDIRRRLLPESPRIELCAQSALDYSWMDKVNPDDGVFITAEGLLMYLQPEQSLGLIAECAKRFPGAQMLFDLPPAWFAGLSRRGWLRPTLRYKVPAMPFSLTPTEATKLIDLPGVRAVHDIRLEPGRGLVVNGLLNLAYASKLMDPLRGVLTLLEFG; translated from the coding sequence GTGAGTTCCGCTGCCGATGATGTCTCCAAGAACGACCCCACCAAGCACAAGGCCGAACTGACCGGCGTCTCCGAGACCGCGCTGCTGACGCTGTACGGCCGCGCGCGGGAGGCCAGTCGGCCCGACGGCGTCATCGACGATCCGATGGCGGTGCGGCTGATCGACTCCATCGACTACGACTTCTCCCACTTCGGCTCGGCCCGCCAGGACATGTCGATCCGCGCGAAGACCTTCGACAGGGAGACCCTCGAGTACCTCCGCGCGCATCCGGACGCCACGGTGGTCGCGCTCGCGGAGGGGCTGCAGACCAGCTTCTGGCGCGTCGACGCCGCGCTGCCCGAGGCCCGGTTCCGCTGGCTCACCGTCGACCTGCCGCCCATCGTCGACATCCGCCGCCGGCTGCTGCCGGAATCCCCGCGCATCGAACTGTGCGCCCAGTCGGCCCTGGACTACAGCTGGATGGACAAGGTCAACCCCGACGACGGCGTGTTCATCACCGCCGAGGGCCTGCTGATGTATCTGCAGCCCGAGCAGTCCCTGGGCCTGATCGCCGAGTGCGCCAAGCGATTTCCCGGCGCACAGATGCTCTTCGACCTGCCGCCGGCCTGGTTCGCGGGGCTGTCGCGGCGCGGCTGGCTACGTCCGACGCTGCGCTACAAGGTGCCGGCGATGCCGTTCAGCCTGACCCCGACCGAGGCCACCAAACTGATCGACCTGCCCGGGGTGCGGGCCGTGCACGACATCCGCCTCGAGCCCGGCCGCGGCCTCGTCGTCAACGGGCTGCTGAATCTGGCCTACGCCTCGAAGCTGATGGATCCGCTGCGCGGAGTGCTGACGTTGCTCGAATTCGGCTGA
- a CDS encoding HhH-GPD-type base excision DNA repair protein has translation MRNLCLAQEPEADQLLSQSPLALLIGMLLDQQIPMEVAFAGPKKIADRIGGLDARTIAEYDPEKFAALCAETPAVHRFPGSMSKRIQDLARIIVDEYDGDAAAVWTEGNPDGREVLLRVKRLPGFGDQKARVFVALLGKQYGLSAPGWQEAAGDYGKTGAHMSVADVLDAESLGKVRSYKKQMKAQAKEGKKAKA, from the coding sequence ATGCGAAACCTCTGCTTGGCGCAGGAGCCCGAAGCCGATCAGTTGCTGTCCCAAAGCCCCCTGGCGTTGTTGATCGGCATGCTGCTCGATCAACAGATCCCCATGGAGGTGGCGTTCGCCGGGCCGAAGAAGATCGCCGACCGCATCGGCGGCCTCGACGCGCGCACCATCGCCGAGTACGACCCGGAGAAGTTCGCCGCGCTGTGCGCCGAAACCCCTGCGGTGCACCGGTTCCCTGGGTCGATGTCCAAGCGCATTCAGGACCTGGCCCGGATCATCGTCGACGAGTACGACGGCGACGCCGCCGCGGTGTGGACCGAGGGCAACCCGGACGGTCGCGAGGTGCTGCTGCGCGTCAAGCGGCTGCCGGGCTTCGGCGATCAGAAGGCCCGCGTCTTCGTGGCACTGCTGGGCAAGCAGTACGGCCTGAGCGCGCCGGGCTGGCAGGAGGCTGCCGGCGACTACGGCAAGACCGGCGCGCACATGTCGGTCGCCGACGTTCTGGACGCCGAGTCGCTGGGCAAGGTCCGCAGCTACAAGAAGCAGATGAAGGCCCAAGCCAAGGAAGGCAAGAAGGCCAAGGCCTGA
- a CDS encoding Rv1157c family protein: MSQTRTLFATTALVVGSTVALTFAGVAAAEPAAPAPLPIDGLQAPGLSAMESLSPAIQQAAGDPSNAAQMLMAAAAAFTQNSDAPMETHNLAAAVSQFVSDPPGVATPVAHGTVAGVPHTPPAGVVPGAAAHLPPGVDPAHAVGPAVEALPPAPEAAVPAPEAAAPAPEAAPAPAPEAPAPAPEAPAPAPEAATPAPEGAAGFGPDAPVKQDFLYPSIGNGCLADGGNAIATAISVAGPAKIPTPGPGPGQTAYVFTAVGTSGPADEQKLPLNVTWVNLTTGKSGSATLTPRDDINPEGPTTLTAIADTGSGSIMSTIFGQVTTTEKQCQFMPTIGSTVVP, from the coding sequence ATGTCGCAGACCCGGACCCTGTTCGCCACCACCGCTCTGGTCGTCGGCTCGACGGTCGCGCTGACCTTCGCCGGCGTCGCCGCCGCCGAACCGGCCGCGCCCGCGCCGCTGCCCATCGACGGCTTGCAGGCTCCGGGTCTGTCGGCAATGGAGAGTCTGAGCCCCGCGATTCAGCAGGCCGCCGGCGACCCGTCCAACGCCGCGCAGATGTTGATGGCGGCCGCGGCGGCGTTCACGCAGAACTCCGACGCGCCGATGGAGACGCACAACCTGGCCGCTGCGGTCAGCCAGTTCGTGTCCGACCCGCCCGGGGTCGCGACACCGGTGGCGCACGGAACCGTCGCCGGCGTACCGCACACCCCGCCGGCCGGGGTGGTGCCCGGCGCCGCAGCGCACCTGCCGCCCGGGGTGGATCCCGCGCACGCGGTGGGTCCGGCCGTCGAGGCCCTTCCGCCCGCCCCCGAGGCTGCCGTCCCGGCACCGGAGGCCGCCGCGCCCGCACCGGAAGCCGCACCGGCCCCGGCGCCCGAAGCTCCCGCGCCCGCCCCCGAGGCTCCCGCGCCGGCGCCCGAGGCCGCGACGCCCGCACCTGAGGGTGCGGCCGGGTTCGGCCCGGATGCCCCCGTCAAGCAGGACTTCCTGTACCCGTCGATCGGCAACGGGTGCCTGGCCGACGGCGGCAACGCGATCGCCACCGCCATCTCGGTGGCCGGTCCCGCGAAGATCCCGACCCCGGGCCCCGGCCCGGGTCAGACCGCCTACGTGTTCACCGCGGTCGGCACCTCCGGGCCGGCCGACGAGCAGAAGCTCCCGCTGAACGTCACCTGGGTCAACCTGACCACCGGCAAGTCGGGCAGCGCCACGCTCACCCCGCGCGACGACATCAACCCCGAGGGGCCGACCACGCTGACCGCCATCGCCGACACGGGCTCCGGCAGCATCATGTCGACGATCTTCGGCCAGGTCACCACCACCGAGAAGCAGTGCCAGTTCATGCCGACCATCGGCTCGACGGTGGTCCCCTGA